The Macaca fascicularis isolate 582-1 chromosome 5, T2T-MFA8v1.1 genome segment ATCCACTGAAATTACAGCATTATGTcatataaatatgcaaaaattcatttttctattcttgtgtttatgcataagaaagaaaatgccgggcatgatggctccctgtaatcccagcactgtgagaggctgaggcagatagatcacgaagtcaggagattgagaccatcctggccaacatggtgaaaccctgtctctactaaaaatacaaaaattaggtgggtgtggtggcgcatgcctgtagtcccagctactcgggaggctgaggcaggagaattgcttgaaccagggagttggaggttgcagtgaaccgagattgtgccactgcactccagcctggtggcagagcaagactccgactttaaaaaaagaaaagaaaaagacatttctgtGCTACCCACAGAGGGGTCCATATGGCATTGTTCTGGATTCCCGTCATAACTTAAAGGGAAACTTTCACAATGTCCAGAGACCTTGATGGCCTATGGATGAAGGAGGAAGATGTCCTTAAGTTCCTTGCAGCAGGAACCCACTTAGGTGGCACTAATCTTGACTTCCAGATGGGACAGTACatctataaaaggaaaagtgatggCATCTACATCATACATCTGAAGAGGACCTGGGAGAAGCTTCTGCTGGCAGCTCGTACCATTGTTCCCATTGAAAACCCTGCGGATGTCAGTGTTATATCCTCCAGGAATACCGACCAGAGGGCCATGCTGAAGTTTGCTGTTGCCACTGGAGCCAATCCAATTGCTGGCTGCTTCACTCCTGGAACCTTCAGTAACCAGATGCAAGCAGCCTCCTGGGAGCCACGGCTTCTTGTGGTTACTGACTCCAGAGCTGACCACCAGCCTTTCATGGAGGCATCTTATGTTAACCTACCTACCATTGCTCTGTGTAACACAGATTCTCCTCTGTGCCATGTGGACATTGCCATCCCATGCAACAACAAGGGAGCTCACTCTGTGGGTTTGATGTGGATGCTGTCTCAGGAAGTTCTGCGCATGCATGGCACCATTTCCCATGAACACCCATTGGAGGTCATGTCTGAGCTCTGCTTCTACAGAGATCCTGAAGCGACTGAAAAAGAAGAGCAGGCTGCTGCTGAAAAGGCAGTGACCAAGGAGGAATTTCAGTGTGAATGGACTGCTCCAGCTCTTGAGTTCACTGCTACTCAGCCTGAGGTTGCACAATGGTCTGAAGGCATGTAGGTGCCTTCTGTGTCTCTTCAGCAGTTCCCTACTAAAGACTGGAGCACTCAGCCTGCCATAGAAGACTGGCCTGCAGCTCTCACTGCTCAGGCCACTGAATGGGTAGGAGCAACCACTGAATGGTCTTAAGCTGTTCTTGCACGGACTCTTAAGCAACATGGAAAATAAACATCAGtatctaaataaaaaaaatttaaaaaaacaaaaaattaactcctGGCATAAGGTGTTAGATTTTGTTAGATGAGCTATGAAGACTTGACATTGCTTGGAGCATAGTAAAGATAAAAAGTTAGAAGTTGGTTCAACTTCTCTTTACTCAGGCCAGATTCTCTAACAGAAAATTTTTGAACTTGATTCATCTCGGAGTGCTCAGAATTTTTGAGGAGCAAATCCCAAAACTGCACATGCAGATGAATGGGTCTTAACAGATTTGGAAGTGCTGCTTGCCTTAATTTCTTCTGACTTGACAcaaagtctgtaatcccagcactttgggagactgaggcaggagaatctcttgaacccaggagtttgagaccagcctgggcaacatgtgagatactgtctcaacaaaaagtttaaaaaattaaccaggtgtggtggtgtgtgcctgtagccccagctacataCGAGGGGAGGATCGTTGGAGCcctggagttccaggctgcagtgagctaaaatggtgccactgcactccagcctgggcacagagggagaccctgtctcaaaataataataataataataataaataataaaacaaatagagCGATCAGTGAGTGTCTGCCCTGTGAATGAAACATTTTTTCAGCATCTGCAACATGTAACACAATGCATAGGAGTTCTGATCCTTTCTTGTTTGTTATTGGGATTAGATATACACTGTCATATTTAGCCATATTAATGTGTGATTATTCAGGCTTCATAATTAGGATATGACTTCTTAAGTCCAAGAGGTTGTAAAATGAGCTAAATAAATATGATTGTGGCACATTTATGAATATTACAGTTAAATACATAAAGGCATTATCAAAAGCATGTGGATTTATTCTTATAATTTATTATCTAGAGAAAATAGAGCAGATATTTAACCTCTCTATGGTAAATTAACAAGCCAAATGACATGCATTACTGATGCAGAACTTTGTTCCCTAGTTCAGCTAAACCAGGCTCTTGTCACAAGACCAGGAAGGATTAGGAACACagacacattgaagggtgaggGGAACGGAATTTATTGGgccaaagaggaaaagaagaaaaaaagtacctTCAGTAACGTGAGAGGGGGTCCTCCTAATAGGCTCCCCACCTCACAGACTGAATTCCAGGCCACCACCCAGGAACTGAaaaggccaggctcctccctgtaTCTATCACTCCCCGCTCTGAAGAAGTACATCTACCTGCCTTTAGAGTAAGGATAAGGACGAAGACCAATCTTAACTTCTTCCTGCTGACAAAGGTACCTGTTTTGGGAAAACAGCAGTCAGATCCCCCTCAGAGGCCATCTAGGGTCCCTGGCAAAAGGGGCCATCATTCAAGGCTCCGGTTGCATGACTGCTTGGAGTTTGATGACCTGAAGGTGAGAATAAACAAACCGggttattagaaaacatgtatcaGAACAGAACGGGGTAGCAGGTAAGGACAGCTCAAAAATCCCAAGGCCTTTTATTGGTTTGCACAGGGAGTGGGAGGCCAAAGCCcgactggttaaaaaaaaaaaacaacaacttttaCCCTTTTTCCAGCATGTCAGGCTTCTGTGTTCCCTTCCCCCAAGCGCAATCCTAAGTCAACTagtttaaggtttgggaaattaacttttcccagtttggaggatgcatcAGAGGGGAGGGTCCCGTAGTACAGAGACACAATTACCTATCAGTGAagggaggacagaggaggaaaaagattttttttcaaagaagtcCTAGGGATTCAGAATGCATTTGAAAGGGGTAGAGACTAAAGGTGAATGGCTACTCATCTAGAAAGAGGGGAGCGAAGCATCCCaagttcccttctcttcctagtGAATACCCAGGGTGTGTGAGGGAGAGAAAGTAAAGCATCTCTTTCTTCCATCATTATACCCCCAAGTCCCCGCAACCTCTACAGGGTGCCACCCATGGGTGTCAAAGTGGCCTTCACCTATGTTAACAGGGGGGCCTAGGAGGGTGGGAATATCTGCTCTTACCCACATATGCCCTATCCCCCCTGCTGTCAGTAGCCTTTGAATTCCCTAGACTGCATTTATGCCATGAATATTGGCATAGCCTTTATCCATAAAAGGAGAAGCCTGGCTTA includes the following:
- the LOC135971010 gene encoding small ribosomal subunit protein uS2B-like translates to MSRDLDGLWMKEEDVLKFLAAGTHLGGTNLDFQMGQYIYKRKSDGIYIIHLKRTWEKLLLAARTIVPIENPADVSVISSRNTDQRAMLKFAVATGANPIAGCFTPGTFSNQMQAASWEPRLLVVTDSRADHQPFMEASYVNLPTIALCNTDSPLCHVDIAIPCNNKGAHSVGLMWMLSQEVLRMHGTISHEHPLEVMSELCFYRDPEATEKEEQAAAEKAVTKEEFQCEWTAPALEFTATQPEVAQWSEGM